The DNA sequence NNNNNNNNNNNNNNNNNNNNNNNNNNNNNNNNNNNNNNNNNNNNNNNNNNNNNNNNNNNNNNNNNNNNNNNNNNNNNNNNNNNNNNNNNNNNNNNNNNNNNNNNNNNNNNNNNNNNNNNNNNNNNNNNNNNNNNNNNNNNNNNNNNNNNNNNNNNNNNNNNNNNNNNNNNNNNNNNNNNNNNNNNNNNNNNNNNNNNNNNNNNNNNNNNNNNNNNNNNNNNNNNNNNNNNNNNNNNNNNNNNNNNNNNNNNNNNNNNNNNNNNNNNNNNNNNNNNNNNNNNNNNNNNNNNNNNNNNNNNNNNNNNNNNNNNNNNNNNNNNNNNNNNNNNNNNNNNNNNNNNNNNNNNNNNNNNNNNNNNNNNNNNNNNNNNNNNNNNNNNNNNNNNNNNNNNNNNNNNNNNNNNNNNNNNNNNNNNNNNNNNNNNNNNNNNNNNNNNNNNNNNNNNNNNNNNNNNNNNNNNNNNNNNNNNNNNNNNNNNNNNNNNNNNNNNNNNNNNNNNNNNNNNNNNNNNNNNNNNNNNNNNNNNNNNNNNNNNNNNNNNNNNNNNNNNNNNNNNNNNNNNNNNNNNNNNNNNNNNNNNNNNNNNNNNNNNNNNNNNNNNNNNNNNNNNNNNNNNNNNNNNNNNNNNNNNNNNNNNNNNNNNNNNNNNNNNNNNNNNNNNNNNNNNNNNNNNNNNNNNNNNNNNNNNNNNNNNNNNNNNNNNNNNNNNNNNNNNNNNNNNNNNNNNNNNNNNNNNNNNNNNNNNNNNNNNNNNNNNNNNNNNNNNNNNNNNNNNNNNNNNNNNNNNNNNNNNNNNNNNNNNNNNNNNNNNNNNNNNNNNNNNNNNNNNNNNNNNNNNNNNNNNNNNNNNNNNNNNNNNNNNNNNNNNNNNNNNNNNNNNNNNNNNNNNNNNNNNNNNNNNNNNNNNNNNNNNNNNNNNNNNNNNNNNNNNNNNNNNNNNNNNNNNNNNNNNNNNNNNNNNNNNNNNNNNNNNNNNNNNNNNNNNNNNNNNNNNNNNNNNNNNNNNNNNNNNNNNNNNNNNNNNNNNNNNNNNNNNNNNNNNNNNNNNNNNNNNNNNNNNNNNNNNNNNNNNNNNNNNNNNNNNNNNNNNNNNNNNNNNNNNNNNNNNNNNNNNNNNNNNNNNNNNNNNNNNNNNNNNNNNNNNNNNNNNNNNNNNNNNNNNNNNNNNNNNNNNNNNNNNNNNNNNNNNNNNNNNNNNNNNNNNNNNNNNNNNNNNNNNNNNNNNNNNNNNNNNNNNNNNNNNNNNNNNNNNNNNNNNNNNNNNNNNNNNNNNNNNNNNNNNNNNNNNNNNNNNNNNNNNNNNNNNNNNNNNNNNNNNNNNNNNNNNNNNNNNNNNNNNNNNNNNNNNNNNNNNNNNNNNNNNNNNNNNNNNNNNNNNNNNNNNNNNNNNNNNNNNNNNNNNNNNNNNNNNNNNNNNNNNNNNNNNNNNNNNNNNNNNNNNNNNNNNNNNNNNNNNNNNNNNNNNNNNNNNNNNNNNNNNNNNNNNNNNNNNNNNNNNNNNNNNNNNNNNNNNNNNNNNNNNNNNNNNNNNNNNNNNNNNNNNNNNNNNNNNNNNNNNNNNNNNNNNNNNNNNNNNNNNNNNNNNNNNNNNNNNNNNNNNNNNNNNNNNNNNNNNNNNNNNNNNNNNNNNNNNNNNNNNNNNNNNNNNNNNNNNNNNNNNNNNNNNNNNNNNNNNNNNNNNNNNNNNNNNNNNNNNNNNNNNNNNNNNNNNNNNNNNNNNNNNNNNNNNNNNNNNNNNNNNNNNNNNNNNNNNNNNNNNNNNNNNNNNNNNNNNNNNNNNNNNNNNNNNNNGGGGGATGATCAATCTGCCTCCCCCAGCTCTGGCTGGACCAGACTTTTCTCCTAGCACAAGACTCCTGGGAACATCCCAATCTCTTGGGGTTCCTTGCTTTAATATCCTGTTAGCTAAGGTGTCTCTTTATAATCTATTCATTTATGCCAGACCAGTGACAATCAGGGGAGCCTTAGAGAAGTGTCTGACTGNGCCAGGGTGGTGCTAGCCTGGCTCTGTCCTAATTGGCCCATCCCCCCAACAGCCATCAGTACTGACCTTAGCATCCCAGGCATCTACTGTGTTCCTTTTAGGCTATTCCTGATCACTccaaacagaaaataatgaaatgatttgaTCTGAGTccaacttgggggggggggtgagggatgGAATGTTCGTTGAATCACCAGTGACTCAGACAACCCATCACAGAATGAAGACAACCCAAGAGAACGCTATCCCGGGATTTCCTACACAACTTGAAAGCTCCCTAGAACAGTCTCCTCTCCCCTACCTCAGCAATAGTTGGCCACATCTAGAACCTGGGGAGGGGCCTCTGGAGTCTGGTAAGTTTCCTGAGTCTCCCAGAGAATGTTTCTGTTCTCAGGGAACAACTACAGAAGGGACTCTTAAGAGAGTGTGAggtagggctggcgagatggctcagtggttaagagcgccgactgctcttccgaaggtcctgagttcaaatcccagcaaccacatggtggctcacaaccatccataatgaaatctgatgcccgcttctggagtgtctgaagacagctacagtgtacttacatatagtaaataaataaatcaaaaaaagaaaaagagagagagtgtgaggtAATTGTTTACCAGAAGCCTCAGAAGGTAGAGGCTAGCTCATGCCTTGATGTCTGTCCTCGGAGTCGTCAGGGAGACTGGAAAAGCCACTGCAAAGTGGGCATTTGCATCAGAGCAGGGACCCTCCCATCAGCAGGGGGACTGAACTGCTCCAGCCCATGTAGAGTAAGGCCTCTTACTTAGTGagggtttccattgctctgaagagataccacgaccaaggcaactcttataagcacAACACTAAACTGGGGCTNtcttacaggttcagaggttcactccattgtcatcatggcaggaagcatggcagcctgcaggcaggtacggtgctagaggagctgagagttctacatcttcctccaAANGAAGGCAGAAACAGACATTCTCTTCTACAGTGGAGGAAGcgtcaaagcccacccccaccacaTCTACTTggacaaagccacacctcctaatagtgtcactccctgggctgtgcatattcaaaccaccacagccccaCATCTGGTTTTGGACCAATCGTGGGTCAGAGCCATGGGTGATGTGTATTACCCAGGTCATGGACTCTCGAGAGCAGCTAAACCACCCCGTCATGATCTTGAGCCTGACTCTCTCATTCAGCCTTCACCACTGAACTTATTTCCAGTGCCTCACAGAGGCAAACTCAGGCCTGTTACAATGATGCAGATGCCCATGAGAGCCATGTGTGTCCTATGGCAGCGCTGTGTGCAAGGCCCTGCATCTAGCCACACCCTTGAACCTCACGGATCTTCCACAGGCCCTCCCAAACGGACAGCTANGGCCATCTCACGTTCCAAATGTTTCATCTCTCACCACATGGGCAGCACACAGCTCACAGGAGCATTTGCCAGCCCAGTGTGGCCAGAGAGATGCTGACTGGCTAACAGGTCCAGGGGAGCCATGGCTCAGAGTCCCTGAGAGTCAGGACAGGGAAACTGGATGTGGGTGGGGGGTGATGGGCAGACCAGCTCTGAGTTACAGGATTCTAAGAGCTGATGGTGCCCTTTAGAGGAATGCTGAGAGAGCCTTCCCTGTGAGGTCAAAGCTAGTCAGAGACTCCACTAACACCAGTATCTGTGTAATGTGTGAGTTAGCAAGTGTGGTCACAGCAGGTGACACAGGGATCCAGTGGTACTGATNNNNNNNNNNNNNNNNNNNNNNNNNNNNNNNNNNNNNNNNNNNNNNNNNNNNNNNNNNNNNNNNNNNNNNNNNNNNNNNNNNNNNNNNNNNNNNNNNNNNNNNNNNNNNNNNNNNNNNNNNNNNNNNNNNNNNNNNNNNNNNNNNNNNNNNNNNNNNNNNNNNNNNNNNNNNNNNNNNNNNNNNNNNNNNNNNNNNNNNNNNNNNNNNNNNNNNNNNNNNNNNNNNNNNNNNNNNNNNNNNNNNNNNNNNNNNNNNNNNNNNNNNNNNNNNNNNNNNNNNNNNNNNNNNNNNNNNNNNNNNNNNNNNNNNNNNNNNNNNNNNNNNNNNNNNNNNNNNNNNNNNNNNNNNNNNNNNNNNNNNNNNNNNNNNNNNNNNNNNNNNNNNNNNNNNNNNNNNNNNNNNNNNNNNNNNNNNNNNNNNNNNNNNNNNNNNNNNNNNNNNNNNNNNNNNNNNNNNNNNNNNNNNNNNNNNNNNNNNNNNNNNNNNNNNNNNNNNNNNNNNNNNNNNNNNNNNNNNNNNNNNNNNNNNNNNNNNNNNNNNNNNNNNNNNNNNNNNNNNNNNNNNctcctcctcctccttttccttctctaagacagaatttctctttctggccctggatatcctggactcactctatatagatcaagctggccttgaacccagagagctgcctgcttctgtctccctagtgctgggatcaaaggaatgGGCCATCACCTCCCCACTATAAACCCTTCCTTAAAGTACCTTTTGTCAGGTGTTTGCTCAGAGCAactaagaaataaataagaaataagaaagacacCTGGGTTTACAGGAGTCACCAAGCCATGGGAGGGACACCCACCCCTATCCTTGCACACATAcaaccctcctccttctcctccaccccctcctcctcctcaccataCAGCTCAGAACTTCTGAAGGAAGGGAGTAAGcatgggacctgagttcagagcccaAGACCCATGTGAAAGGTCACATGTGGAGgcgcacacctgcaatcctagcactgacAGAGCACAGACAAGAGGATCGCTGGAGCTTGCAGGTGGCCAGCAAGTCTACAAGACTCCATGAATTCAAGCTCCAGTGACTGAATCTATCTCAAAGATCAGGCAGAGAAAGGCTTGAgaaagacatctctctctctggcctccacacatgtttTCTCCCCATCACACATGTggacaagcacacatacatgtaagacacacacatgatatatggGGCCAGGCTGGAGTCTCCTGAGGGCTGGCATATGTGTTACCCTAGTGACTACCAGCCAGGAGCAGGTGGTTATCAATATCAGTGATTAACTTCTGCAAGTCAGCAGCAGAGGTGCCGGGACAAAGGGCTATCAGTAATTTCAGAGTAGCGCCTGGTGACAAGACCTTCAGGAAAGTGTCACAGTGAGCCAGGATGACACCAGGCTGGCTCAGTCTCTTCTTGCCCATCCTCCAACAACCAACAAGCCCTAGCATGACTGTTCTGGGGTCTATTGTTTCCCTTTTTCTTGATTTCCAGTCACCGCAAATTGAGACAACAACTACAGACAAAGAAACAGCTCTATCCAAGTCCAGTCTAGGGAAACAATGACTTTATTGGGGTCCCTTAGATAGGAGACTCGGGCAGCTTCAGCACCAGGAAGCCCCACCTCAGCATGGTGCTGACACAGCTAGCTNCATCCACAGAGTCCACTGCACAGCTTGTGGGCAGCAGAGGTGCCGGGACAAAGGGCTATCAGTAATTTCAGAGTAGCGCCTGGTGAcctgtctttcctccttccagtTCAATGATTCTAGAACCTGGAGAGAGGCCTCTTGAGGAAGTTTTCCACTCCAGGCGTGAGTGTGCTGGCCATCAAACATCTGTAGAATAGGGTCAGAAGATGATCGGAGGTCAGTCTAAAAATAAGCAACTCAAAAGGTGAGAGATGGGGGGCTGGNgagatggctcagtgggtaagagcacccgactgctcttccgaaggtccggagttcaaatcccagcaaccacatggtggctcacaaccatccgtaacgagatctgactccctcttctggagtgtctgaagacagctacagtgtacttacatataataaataaataaatctttaaaaaaaaaaaaaggtgagagatgccgggcagtgatggtgcatgtccttaatcccagcacttgggagacagaggcaggcggatctcagaGATCCAGGACAGACAGGTCCACACAGACAAACTccgtctgggggtgggggtggggggaagagagacACTTACCTGGGGTATTGCTGTTGGCTTCTGAAGGTCTGACACCAGGGATCTCAATGCAACTGGGAAAGTCTCTGCACACTGGGATGTTGACACAGAGCAGGATACCtcccagcaacagcagcaggaaGCTGGTCCAGGCCAGGTAGAGTGAAGTGCCCATCTGTACTTTCTTCGAGAAGCCCATCAATGGGTTAAAGAAGCCATGNATGATGTTGTGTGTTACCCAAGACAGGGGTACCAGCATCAGAAGGCCAACACTAAGAAACATCCCACCGGCTACCTTCAAGAGGTTCTCTTCAATAGTAAAATTCATGAAACAATTGATGCGCCAATCCCCAAGCACGCAGAGCAGCAATCCCAGCCAGGTTCCAATGGTGCAGATGACCATAAAGACTCGAGACACTTTTATGTCCTGTGCTACCAGTAGCCGGGTGTCATACAGTGTACACTGTATCCACCTGTTTTCCCGAACCTGGCATATGTGCCACAGACCCTCCCAAATGATGGCACCTGGATCTGTCTCATCATCTGGAAATGTCACCCTCCAAACGGGCAGCACACAGCTCACAATGGCACCCACCCAACCCAGTGTAGTCACAGAGAAGCTGATGGCCTCTTGTTTGCTGAAGACCATGGCTCAGAGTCTGCTAATGGCAGGACCAGGACGAGTCAGGGGTCCAGCTGTAGAGATGCAGGTTTCCAAGAGCCGAGGATGGAATTTTAAAGTATCGGGGGCCAGCACGTATGAGAGGCCACTGCCACCAACGATGATCTAGGTAGTCAAATGTCGAGCTCCAGCAAGTGCGAGCACAGCAGTTGACACAGAACCCTATCTGGTGAAAGACTGAGCTTCCAGGAGGCTCTGTCAgagggtggggcagaggggaggagcTTCGGTTCCTGTTGCTTCTCTGGACGAGAtccctgggtttcttttctttttgactttcACAATGAGTATGTGTGCCCCTGAGCATACCTGTTAAATGTGTGcgcatgctcatgtgtgcatgcatgtgtatgcgcCTGCGTGCTGGGAATCACATTAGGCTGGAGCTGACTAATGAGGCTAGACTAGCTGGCTAGTGAGCCCAGAAGTGCCTCATGTCTCTACCTCATGGCCTTGGGTTTACCACCAAACATCACCACATCCAACATTGTTAtgggggttctgggaattgaacgtgGGCCCTCTGATCTATACCCCCAACTCTGGAACCGTGGACttctgaacccagacccagcaaaGTCACCTTAAAACCTCAATTCTGAATAAGAGTTTCCATTTGATATGAAGAAATCCCCCTTTGTCTCTACATGGGtacccacagtcacacacagacagcTACCATCCATATATGCTCACTCATAGACATTAAAAAACATAACTACAACATAATTTAAAGGGGAAGACAGCGCCTTTCTGCCCTTGTTTATTGGCCTCAGTAGGGTATCAGGCCACTGAAACAGCAGAGTCTGGGCCTGGCTTCCTTTCTCAACTCAATGCCAAGAATTTGCAGGGCATGGTGGCCCTGAGACTCTTCTCTGGCCAATGGAAAACACCTAAAGGTTCAGCATGGGGGTTTCCTGATAGGACAAGATCTTCTTTGCAGGGCTATGTGTCCTTCTTAACCATCCCTCACCTCTGTAGCAAAGGGGACTTCtcccattgttttgttttgtgtttagagactgagtttatctgtgtagccctgagtaTTATGGAAccaactttgtagaccaagctagcttcAGTcttggagatcctcctgcctctgccctgagaACTGGAGTCCAATTCGggtgccaccactgaccagcaCTGGGAAGGATCCCAGACCTCTGAATGCAGAGACAAGCAAAAGTTTTTAATTCAATGACACCCTTGTtgtctcccccccctccccattaatttattcactttacatccttatCTCAGCCCCTCCTCACATGGCTCCTCCCCGAAAGCCCCCTACCCAATCACAGCTCCTAACCCTTCTGATCCTTTCAAAGGAtttcactccctggtgactaagcattcaaatgcatgGGGGTCGTttctatttaaaccaccacatatacttacacatacaattaaaaataaaggagaaagccaggcggtggtggcgcacgcctttaatcccagcacttgggaggcagaggcaggtggatttctgagttcgaggccagcctggtctacaaagtgagttccaggacagccagggctatacggagaaaccctgtctcgaaaacaaaaacaaaaacaaaaacaaaaacaaaaacaaaaacaaaacaaaaaaggagaaaggattgCTGCGTACAACAGGTTTGACAGGAATTTATTAAACAAACTAACCCAAGTCTCACGGTTCACACGGTGAAAGTCTGTTTTTCATTCCTGCCACAGGGCAGTGGCATTGAGGAGAAGGCCACCATTCTGCTTCACACATTCAGCATCGGCTCCACAAGGTGACAGCTAGATGGCGCCATCtccagagagcatcagatctgtAGGTTCTGGTCCATGGGGATTGTAGTCTTGTTCTTTGTCCAAAAGCCACAGTGGCCACGCCCACCTTCTGAGCATGCTCATATGGTGCCTCTATGGCCTGTGGAGCCATAAGCCTTCTACTCTGTCTTTCAAACGTTGCTCCTTTTACCTCCTGATGATCTGTGTTTCTCCAGGACTCAAAGTGCTGCACTTCCTGACCTACCCAGCAGTTATGGGGGGCGAGGGGGCCTCCCCTCAAATCCTGAGCCCTTCCCTGCCTTTTCCATTCACTGGACACAGACCCACTGGCTCCAGACATTAAGGGCACAGTCACGCTCTGccgccctccctcctccccccccccactcaagGCTGAACTCTATCCTAAGTTCAAAGCACAGCTCCCCAGGAGACACACGGAGAGCTTAGGGATGTAATTCAATTGGCAGAGTTATTAACCTAACACGA is a window from the Mus caroli chromosome 5, CAROLI_EIJ_v1.1, whole genome shotgun sequence genome containing:
- the LOC110293857 gene encoding claudin-13 codes for the protein MVFSKQEAISFSVTTLGWVGAIVSCVLPVWRVTFPDDETDPGAIIWEGLWHICQVRENRWIQCTLYDTRLLVAQDIKVSRVFMVICTIGTWLGLLLCVLGDWRINCFMNFTIEENLLKVAGGMFLSVGLLMLVPLSWVTHNIXHGFFNPLMGFSKKVQMGTSLYLAWTSFLLLLLGGILLCVNIPVCRDFPSCIEIPGVRPSEANSNTPDV